A genome region from Candidatus Syntrophosphaera sp. includes the following:
- a CDS encoding T9SS type A sorting domain-containing protein has protein sequence MDAGSDSDGLWRSHDFGATWEVVFYTEHLSCIGPDFGGYIPLGWNQQNYEGNYLELLHPDGTRAPLSHQDLSGAVRELEVFPLVNTPSFYVINTSGLFYLTGFLPVENEDETIPPAHTWNVRVYPNPAKTLINLAFEAKIPAKVEVTLFDLKGRKLQETDTLVPQMDILNMQLPDLPPGIYLLMISSENGSLLRKLVIIR, from the coding sequence ATGGACGCGGGTTCGGATTCCGACGGGCTTTGGCGCTCACATGATTTCGGCGCCACTTGGGAAGTGGTTTTTTATACCGAGCATCTTTCCTGCATAGGTCCGGATTTTGGGGGCTACATTCCCCTGGGCTGGAACCAGCAGAACTACGAAGGAAACTATCTGGAACTGCTGCATCCAGACGGCACTCGGGCTCCGCTCTCCCACCAGGATCTGAGCGGCGCGGTGCGTGAACTGGAGGTCTTTCCCCTGGTCAACACACCCTCATTTTATGTGATCAATACCAGCGGATTGTTCTACCTGACCGGCTTTCTGCCCGTGGAAAACGAGGATGAGACCATTCCGCCGGCCCATACATGGAACGTGCGCGTCTATCCCAATCCGGCCAAAACCCTGATCAACCTTGCCTTTGAGGCTAAAATCCCGGCAAAGGTGGAGGTCACACTGTTTGATTTGAAAGGGCGCAAGCTGCAGGAAACAGATACCTTGGTTCCACAAATGGACATTTTGAACATGCAGCTTCCGGATCTGCCTCCGGGAATCTATTTACTCATGATCTCCAGCGAAAACGGATCCCTGCTGCGGAAGCTGGTGATAATCAGGTAA
- the alr gene encoding alanine racemase, protein MHSSWIELDRAALNKNIRYLRKRIGEKAVFVSVIKGNAYGHGIEEFIPLAEAAGVKNFAVYDAFEASRAQKVIAPDIHLIIMGMLDEDQMNWAIAGDIAFFVFTEERLAAAIAEARKQKKKALVHLELETGMNRTGLDEAELPRIIQLIKKNSRYLQIEGICTHFAGAESIANYHRIQQQYQQFEKLKKLLRREGIKPQYYHSACSAAALIYKHTIMDLVRFGIAQYGFWPSMETKMNNLLSAESKFTRDPLKAILSWKSRVMSVKTVDKGNFINYGNAFLSTKNMRLATVPIGYHHGYSRTLGNSGHVLIHGRRADVVGMVNMNMFMVNVTTIPGVKVGDEVVLIGRQGDLNISVASFAELTKMVNYELLSRLPYQIPRIVV, encoded by the coding sequence CTGCATTCAAGCTGGATTGAACTCGACCGCGCAGCCCTGAACAAGAATATTCGCTATCTGCGCAAACGAATTGGGGAGAAAGCTGTTTTCGTGTCCGTGATCAAGGGCAATGCTTATGGTCACGGCATCGAGGAATTCATACCCCTGGCGGAAGCGGCGGGAGTGAAAAACTTCGCCGTCTATGACGCCTTTGAAGCCAGCCGCGCTCAGAAGGTCATAGCCCCGGACATTCATTTGATCATCATGGGCATGCTCGACGAGGACCAGATGAATTGGGCCATCGCTGGGGATATTGCCTTCTTTGTCTTTACTGAAGAGCGTTTGGCCGCCGCCATAGCGGAAGCCCGCAAGCAGAAGAAGAAGGCTCTGGTCCATCTGGAACTGGAAACCGGTATGAACCGCACCGGCCTGGATGAAGCGGAATTACCGCGCATAATTCAGTTGATCAAAAAGAACAGCCGCTACTTGCAGATCGAGGGAATCTGCACCCACTTTGCCGGGGCGGAAAGCATCGCAAATTACCACCGCATCCAGCAGCAATACCAGCAGTTTGAGAAACTCAAAAAACTCCTCAGAAGGGAAGGGATAAAGCCCCAATACTATCACAGCGCCTGTTCCGCAGCGGCCCTGATCTACAAGCATACGATCATGGACCTGGTGCGTTTTGGCATCGCGCAGTACGGCTTTTGGCCCAGCATGGAAACCAAGATGAACAACCTGCTCTCCGCGGAATCAAAATTCACCCGCGATCCCCTGAAGGCGATCCTCAGCTGGAAAAGTCGCGTCATGAGCGTTAAAACCGTGGACAAGGGCAATTTCATCAATTACGGAAACGCCTTTCTCAGCACCAAAAACATGAGGCTGGCCACTGTGCCCATCGGCTATCATCATGGTTACAGCCGCACCCTGGGAAATTCAGGCCACGTGCTGATCCATGGCAGAAGAGCGGATGTGGTGGGCATGGTCAACATGAACATGTTCATGGTCAACGTGACCACTATACCTGGCGTGAAGGTCGGAGACGAGGTCGTTTTGATCGGCAGGCAGGGCGATTTGAACATATCTGTAGCCTCCTTTGCCGAACTGACCAAGATGGTCAATTACGAGCTGCTTTCCCGGCTGCCCTACCAGATCCCCAGGATCGTCGTTTAG